DNA sequence from the candidate division WOR-3 bacterium genome:
CTGGACAATGAGGCAATACGCGGGTTTCGGAACAGCAGAAGAATCCAACAAAAGGTATAAATTTCTTCTCTCACAGGGACAGACAGGGCTTTCTATCGCATTCGACCTGCCCACTCAGATAGGCTATGATTCTGACCATCCGATGAGTGAAGGTGAAGTCGGAAAAGTAGGTGTCGCGATTGACAGCCTGAAAGACATGGAAATTCTTTTTGACGGAATTCCCCTGGACAAAGTTTCAACTTCCATGACCATCAACGCCCCGGCCTCAGTTCTTTTGGCAATGTACATAGCGGTCGGCGAAAAGCAAGGAGTGTCAAGAGATAAACTTCAGGGCACAATTCAAAACGATATTCTTAAAGAATACGTCGCGAGGGGAACCTACATCTTCCCTCCGGAACCCTCAATGAGGCTCATCACGAATATTTTCAGATACTGTTCAAAAGAACTGACGAACTTCAACACCATAAGCATATCAGGCTACCATATCCGCGAAGCAGGCTCCACAGCAGTTCAGGAAGTCGCGTTCACGCTAGCCAACGGAATTGAATACGTCAAAGCAGCCCTCAAAGCAGGTTTGGACGTCGACAGTTTCGCGGGAAGACTTTCCTTCTTTTTTAATTCTCACAATGATCTTTTCGAAGAAGTCGCAAAATTCAGGGCGGCGAGAAGGCTTTGGGCGAAAATAATGAGGGATAAATTTCACGCCAAGCAGAGCAAATCTCTTCTTCTGAGATTTCACACGCAGACCGGAGGTTCAACCCTCACAGCTCAACAACCGGACAACAACATAGTCAGGGTCGCAATTCAGACATTGGCGGCTGTCCTTGGAGGAACTCAGAGTCTTCACACCAACTCAAAAGACGAAGCTCTTGCTCTTCCCACTGAAGAATCCGTGAGAATCGCCCTCCGAACCCAGCAAATAGTCGCGTACGAATCAGGCGTGACCAACACTATCGACCCTCTCGGAGGTTCATTTTTCGTAGAAGCATTGACCGATTCAATTGAAAATAAAGCCAAAGAATACATAGATAAGATAGAAGCGCTCGGGGGGATGATATCTGCCATAGAGAAGGGATACATTCAAAAAGAGATACAGGATTCGGCTTATAAATATCAAAAAGACGTCGAGACGGACCAGAGAGTGGTCGTGGGAGTAAACAAGTTTGCTGTGGAAGAAGCTCCTCCAAAGGGACTTTTGAGAGTGGACCCAAAATTGAGGGAAATTCAGATCAAAAAGACCAATGAAGTAAAAAAGAACAGGGACAACGCGAAAGTCCAAAAATCTCTTGAAACCCTTGAAAATGCGGCCAAAAACGAAAATACCGACTTGATGCCTCCTATTGTCGACGCTGTTAAAGAATACGCGACTCTCGGTGAAATATGCCTCGTCCTCAGGAAAGTTTTTGGTGAATACAATGAAAATATTGTTCTCTAGGGGGAAAAGAATATGAAAAAAAGAATACTAATAGCAAAACCTGGACTTGACGGCCATGACAGGGGAGCGAAATACGTAGCCCGAGCGCTA
Encoded proteins:
- a CDS encoding methylmalonyl-CoA mutase family protein, translated to MSSNREIEEKHQKWENNLVDKTIKKFPERQKEFLSGSSESIERLYLPPENETDKYVKDLGFPGEFPFTRGIQPTMFRGRLWTMRQYAGFGTAEESNKRYKFLLSQGQTGLSIAFDLPTQIGYDSDHPMSEGEVGKVGVAIDSLKDMEILFDGIPLDKVSTSMTINAPASVLLAMYIAVGEKQGVSRDKLQGTIQNDILKEYVARGTYIFPPEPSMRLITNIFRYCSKELTNFNTISISGYHIREAGSTAVQEVAFTLANGIEYVKAALKAGLDVDSFAGRLSFFFNSHNDLFEEVAKFRAARRLWAKIMRDKFHAKQSKSLLLRFHTQTGGSTLTAQQPDNNIVRVAIQTLAAVLGGTQSLHTNSKDEALALPTEESVRIALRTQQIVAYESGVTNTIDPLGGSFFVEALTDSIENKAKEYIDKIEALGGMISAIEKGYIQKEIQDSAYKYQKDVETDQRVVVGVNKFAVEEAPPKGLLRVDPKLREIQIKKTNEVKKNRDNAKVQKSLETLENAAKNENTDLMPPIVDAVKEYATLGEICLVLRKVFGEYNENIVL